Proteins from one Clostridium cellulovorans 743B genomic window:
- the ytaF gene encoding sporulation membrane protein YtaF translates to MQVVSSLLLAISASLDCFAVGVAYGIKKIRIGLLSNVIIALISAMGTFLSMSVGIALSNFMSINISKTIGALILIGIGIWFIGEFYFKDKGNEVKKKHDNKGNTNYKELLDDPYIADKDKSGYIDVKEAMTLAIALAINNIGLGLGASITGLNIILTTIITFFLSIITLIIGYYFGEGYLSKVFGKYAALISSVIILCLGIYQLFF, encoded by the coding sequence GTGCAAGTAGTATCTTCTCTTCTATTAGCTATATCTGCTAGCCTAGATTGTTTTGCAGTAGGTGTGGCTTATGGAATAAAAAAGATTAGAATTGGCTTGTTGAGTAACGTTATCATAGCTTTGATTTCTGCCATGGGTACTTTTTTATCCATGAGTGTTGGAATAGCATTAAGTAACTTTATGTCAATTAATATATCCAAGACTATTGGAGCGCTGATTTTAATAGGTATCGGTATATGGTTTATAGGTGAGTTTTATTTTAAAGACAAAGGTAATGAAGTAAAAAAGAAACATGACAATAAAGGAAATACAAATTACAAGGAACTGTTAGATGATCCCTATATAGCTGATAAGGATAAATCAGGATATATAGATGTGAAGGAAGCTATGACACTAGCTATAGCATTAGCAATAAATAATATTGGATTAGGGCTTGGAGCTAGTATAACGGGATTAAATATTATTTTAACGACTATTATAACTTTTTTCTTAAGTATAATAACTCTGATAATAGGATATTATTTTGGTGAGGGATATTTATCAAAGGTTTTTGGTAAGTATGCCGCTCTTATATCTTCAGTAATTATCCTTTGCTTGGGGATATATCAACTGTTTTTTTAA